The following are encoded in a window of Mycobacterium sp. ELW1 genomic DNA:
- a CDS encoding phosphoglyceromutase, protein MADSTLILLRHGESEWNALNLFTGWVDVDLTDKGRAEAVRGGKLMAEQGLLPDVLYTSLLRRAITTAHLALDAADRLWIPVTRNWRLNERHYGALQGLDKAETKEKYGEDQFMLWRRSYDTPPPPIERGSKYSQDADPRYADIDGGPLTECLADVVARFVPYFTETIVPDLQAGKTVLMVAHGNSLRALVKYLDNMSDADVVGLNIPTGIPLRYDLDADLKPRVPGGTYLDPEAAAAGAAAVASQGAK, encoded by the coding sequence ATGGCTGACTCCACACTGATTCTGCTGCGGCACGGCGAAAGCGAATGGAACGCGCTGAACCTGTTCACCGGCTGGGTGGACGTCGATCTCACCGACAAGGGTCGCGCTGAGGCGGTACGCGGCGGCAAGCTGATGGCCGAGCAGGGACTGCTGCCCGACGTGCTGTACACCTCGCTGCTGCGCCGCGCGATCACCACCGCCCACTTGGCGTTGGACGCCGCCGACCGGCTGTGGATCCCGGTGACCCGCAACTGGCGGCTCAACGAGCGGCACTACGGCGCGCTGCAGGGCCTCGACAAGGCCGAGACCAAGGAAAAGTACGGCGAGGACCAGTTCATGCTGTGGCGACGCAGCTACGACACGCCGCCGCCGCCCATCGAGAGGGGCAGCAAGTACAGCCAGGACGCCGACCCGCGTTACGCCGACATCGACGGCGGCCCGCTGACCGAATGCCTGGCCGACGTCGTGGCCCGCTTCGTTCCGTACTTCACCGAGACGATCGTTCCGGATCTGCAAGCAGGTAAGACGGTGCTGATGGTCGCGCACGGCAACTCGTTGCGGGCCCTGGTCAAATATCTGGACAACATGTCCGACGCCGACGTCGTGGGCCTGAACATCCCGACCGGCATTCCGCTGCGCTACGACCTGGACGCCGATCTGAAGCCGCGGGTGCCGGGCGGCACCTACCTGGATCCCGAGGCCGCCGCCGCCGGCGCGGCCGCGGTTGCCAGCCAGGGCGCCAAGTAA
- a CDS encoding response regulator transcription factor, translating into MTNVLIVEDEESLADPLAFLLRKEGFEATVVGDGPSALAEFDRSGADIVLLDLMLPGMTGTDVCKQLRARSSVPVIMVTARDSEIDKVVGLELGADDYVTKPYSARELIARIRAVLRRGSDTEDSGIGDAILEAGPVRMDVERHVVTVAGEPITLPLKEFDLLEYLMRNSGRVLTRGQLIDRVWGADYVGDTKTLDVHVKRLRSKIEADPANPVHLVTVRGLGYKLEG; encoded by the coding sequence ATGACCAACGTGTTGATCGTGGAAGACGAAGAATCGCTGGCCGACCCACTGGCTTTCCTGCTGCGCAAGGAGGGGTTCGAGGCCACCGTGGTCGGCGACGGCCCGTCGGCGCTGGCGGAATTCGACCGGTCGGGGGCCGACATCGTGCTGCTCGATCTGATGCTGCCGGGCATGACCGGCACCGACGTGTGTAAGCAGCTGCGGGCCCGCTCCAGCGTGCCGGTGATCATGGTGACCGCCCGCGACAGCGAGATCGACAAGGTCGTCGGCCTGGAACTCGGCGCCGACGACTACGTCACGAAGCCGTACTCAGCCCGCGAACTGATCGCCCGCATCCGGGCGGTGCTGCGCCGCGGCAGCGATACCGAGGACTCCGGAATCGGCGACGCGATCCTGGAGGCCGGCCCGGTCCGGATGGATGTCGAGCGGCACGTCGTGACCGTCGCCGGTGAACCGATTACCCTGCCGCTCAAGGAATTCGACCTGCTCGAGTACTTGATGCGCAACAGCGGACGGGTGCTGACCCGCGGTCAGCTCATCGACCGGGTCTGGGGTGCGGACTACGTGGGGGATACCAAGACCCTCGACGTCCACGTCAAGCGTCTGCGCTCGAAGATCGAAGCCGATCCCGCGAACCCGGTGCATCTGGTCACCGTGCGCGGTCTGGGCTACAAGCTGGAGGGCTAA
- a CDS encoding YbjN domain-containing protein: protein MGAADVHQLIEKALDEHGLVYTRHEGAHGGLPGLIVELPGERKLTTNTLLSVGEHSVRVEAFVCRQPDENHQGVYRFLLKRNRRLYGVAYTLDNTGDIYLIGRMGLESVTADELDRVLGQVLEAVDTDFNTLLELGFKSSIQKEWAWRVSRGESLKNLKAFEHLIDDDRNGNGRDH, encoded by the coding sequence ATCGGCGCAGCAGACGTCCACCAGCTCATCGAGAAGGCACTGGACGAGCACGGGCTGGTCTACACCCGCCACGAAGGCGCCCACGGCGGGTTGCCGGGACTGATCGTCGAGCTGCCGGGGGAGCGCAAGCTCACGACCAACACCCTGCTGAGCGTCGGTGAGCATTCGGTGCGCGTCGAGGCATTCGTCTGCCGGCAGCCCGACGAGAACCACCAGGGCGTCTACCGGTTCCTGCTCAAGCGCAACCGCCGGCTCTACGGAGTGGCCTACACACTGGACAACACCGGCGATATCTATCTGATCGGGCGGATGGGGCTGGAGTCGGTGACCGCCGACGAACTGGACCGGGTGCTCGGCCAGGTGCTCGAAGCCGTCGACACCGACTTCAACACCCTGCTGGAACTGGGCTTCAAGTCGTCCATCCAGAAGGAGTGGGCGTGGCGGGTGTCGCGCGGCGAATCGCTGAAGAACCTGAAGGCCTTCGAGCACCTGATCGACGACGACAGGAACGGGAACGGCCGCGACCACTGA
- the mshA gene encoding D-inositol-3-phosphate glycosyltransferase, which produces MPRRVAVLSVHTSPLAQPGTGDAGGMNVYVLQTALHMARRGVEVEIFTRATSSSDQPLVRVAPGVLVRNVVAGPFEGLDKYDLPTQLCAFTAGVLRAEANHEPGYYDIVHSHYWLSGQVGWLARDRWAVPLVHTAHTLAAVKNAALADGDSPEPPLRAVGEQQVVDEADRLVVNTEDEARQLISLHNADPRRIDVVYPGVDLETFTPGDRRTARAALGLPDGERVVAFVGRIQPLKAPDVLLRAAARLPGVRVLVAGGPSGSGLAAPDALVGLARELGMADRVTFLPPQSREQLVNVYRAADLVAVPSYSESFGLVAVEAQACGTPVVAAAVGGLPVAVADGVSGALVAGHEPGQWADAIAELLARDPDELSRAAVAHAQGFSWAHTVDGLLTSYGHAIDDYASARRRRAAGDALAKRNGRRWSMRRGVRL; this is translated from the coding sequence ATGCCGCGGCGCGTCGCGGTGTTGTCGGTGCACACCTCCCCGCTGGCTCAGCCCGGGACCGGTGACGCCGGCGGAATGAACGTCTACGTACTCCAGACCGCGCTGCACATGGCCCGGCGCGGGGTGGAGGTGGAGATCTTCACCCGGGCGACGTCGTCGTCGGATCAGCCGCTGGTCCGGGTGGCGCCCGGGGTTCTGGTGCGCAACGTCGTGGCGGGGCCCTTCGAGGGACTCGACAAGTACGACCTGCCCACCCAGCTCTGCGCGTTCACCGCCGGAGTGCTGCGCGCCGAGGCCAACCACGAGCCCGGCTACTACGACATCGTGCATTCGCATTATTGGCTCTCCGGCCAGGTCGGCTGGCTGGCCCGTGACCGGTGGGCGGTTCCGCTGGTGCACACCGCCCACACGCTGGCCGCGGTGAAGAACGCCGCACTTGCCGATGGCGACTCGCCGGAGCCACCGCTGCGCGCGGTGGGCGAACAGCAGGTGGTCGACGAGGCCGACCGGCTGGTCGTCAACACCGAAGATGAAGCGCGACAGCTTATTTCGCTGCACAACGCCGACCCGCGGCGGATCGATGTGGTGTACCCGGGTGTCGACCTGGAAACGTTCACCCCTGGCGACCGGCGCACCGCGCGGGCGGCGCTCGGCCTGCCTGACGGCGAGCGCGTGGTCGCCTTCGTCGGGCGTATCCAGCCGCTCAAGGCGCCCGATGTGCTGCTGCGTGCCGCTGCCCGGCTGCCCGGCGTGCGGGTGCTGGTGGCCGGCGGTCCCTCGGGCAGCGGGCTGGCGGCACCGGATGCGCTGGTGGGTCTTGCCCGCGAACTGGGTATGGCAGATCGGGTGACATTCCTCCCGCCCCAGTCGCGCGAGCAGTTGGTCAACGTCTACCGCGCCGCCGATCTGGTCGCCGTGCCCAGCTATTCGGAGTCGTTCGGTCTGGTCGCGGTGGAGGCGCAGGCCTGCGGGACGCCGGTGGTCGCCGCCGCGGTCGGCGGTCTGCCGGTGGCGGTGGCCGACGGAGTCAGCGGTGCGCTGGTCGCCGGCCACGAGCCCGGCCAGTGGGCCGACGCGATCGCCGAGCTGCTGGCCCGCGACCCCGATGAGCTAAGCCGAGCGGCCGTCGCGCATGCGCAGGGGTTCTCCTGGGCGCACACCGTCGATGGGTTGCTGACCAGCTACGGCCACGCGATCGACGACTACGCCAGCGCCCGGCGCCGTCGCGCGGCCGGTGACGCACTGGCCAAGCGCAACGGGCGGCGCTGGTCGATGCGGCGGGGTGTGCGGTTGTGA
- a CDS encoding ATP-binding protein, giving the protein MSVGSVVVLATVAALVALACGLGIGAALTPRIMERRQRRAITEAGITVSQMLQHVVSLAPIGMVVVDSHRDVVFINDRATELGIVRDRQLDERAWTAAQSVLATGEGVEVDLSQPQRAAAGRSGLSVRGHVRLLSKQDPRFVVVYVDDQSEQARMEASRRDFVANVSHELKTPVAAMGVLAEALLESGDDAETVRHFGKKILTESQRLANMVRELIELSRLQGAEPLPDLDSVDVDSVVSEAISRHKVAADNADIAVTTDAPSGFRVLGDQSLLVTALANLISNAIAYSPDGSKVSISRRRRGDNIEIAVTDRGIGIARADQERVFERFFRVDKARSRATGGTGLGLAIVKHVAANHNGSIRLWSQPGTGSTFTLSIPAYPDTDDDETADLSAIDEEALRQ; this is encoded by the coding sequence GTGAGTGTTGGCTCGGTGGTAGTGCTGGCCACCGTCGCGGCGCTGGTAGCGCTTGCTTGCGGACTCGGAATCGGGGCCGCACTCACCCCACGGATCATGGAGCGCAGGCAGCGCCGCGCGATCACCGAAGCCGGCATCACCGTGTCGCAGATGTTGCAGCATGTCGTGTCGCTGGCGCCGATCGGGATGGTGGTCGTCGACTCGCATCGCGACGTGGTGTTCATCAATGACCGCGCCACCGAACTCGGCATCGTGCGGGACCGCCAGCTCGACGAGCGGGCCTGGACGGCCGCCCAAAGTGTCTTGGCCACCGGTGAGGGCGTCGAGGTCGACCTGTCTCAGCCGCAGCGCGCGGCGGCGGGTAGGTCGGGGCTGTCTGTTCGCGGGCACGTGCGCCTGCTGAGCAAGCAGGATCCCCGCTTCGTCGTGGTCTACGTCGACGACCAGTCCGAGCAGGCCCGCATGGAAGCCAGCCGGCGTGACTTCGTGGCCAACGTCAGCCACGAACTCAAGACCCCGGTGGCCGCGATGGGCGTGCTGGCCGAGGCGCTGCTGGAGTCGGGCGACGATGCCGAGACGGTGCGACACTTCGGCAAGAAGATCCTCACCGAATCTCAGCGGCTGGCGAACATGGTCCGCGAGCTGATCGAACTGTCCCGCCTGCAAGGCGCCGAGCCGCTTCCCGACCTCGACAGTGTCGACGTGGATTCGGTTGTCAGCGAAGCTATTTCGCGGCACAAGGTGGCCGCCGACAATGCCGACATCGCGGTGACCACCGACGCGCCGAGTGGGTTCCGGGTGTTGGGCGACCAGTCGTTGTTGGTCACCGCGCTGGCCAACCTGATCTCCAACGCGATCGCCTACTCACCGGACGGATCGAAGGTGTCGATCAGTCGCCGTCGTCGCGGCGACAACATCGAGATCGCCGTCACCGACCGGGGTATCGGGATCGCCCGCGCAGATCAGGAGCGGGTGTTCGAACGGTTCTTCCGGGTCGACAAGGCCCGCTCACGGGCCACCGGCGGTACCGGCCTGGGGCTGGCAATCGTCAAACACGTGGCGGCCAATCACAACGGCAGCATCCGGCTGTGGAGCCAGCCGGGCACCGGCTCGACGTTCACCCTGTCCATTCCCGCCTATCCAGATACCGATGACGACGAAACGGCCGACCTTTCGGCCATTGACGAGGAGGCACTACGCCAATGA
- a CDS encoding sugar transferase, which yields MILSDAAVICLASAIATVTLFAGHPAALLTYAVGSATLAALWMAALGLAGYRARRVVGRDVGEYLSVILATLQLFGLIAIGALLLHVDVSRTYLAIVFSAGLLGLLASRMCWRRVAAAELRRAEHQISVLVVGSARTAADVATNFVRDPGAGYRVVGICTPAGPTAQDDGIDVDGRHIPIVGIDQAIADAVRRTSAHTVALAATDHLHPTEIRRLIWELDSLGVDLMIAPGLVDVAEDRLHSRPVAGMAMFEVTKPQYDGANSAAKRVFDVVFTLVAMTVMAPVFFLAALAVRLSGPGPVFYASERIGFKGTTFKMLKFRSMVDGADTEAPAMIAAAGSDPVFWKDKNDPRITQVGKIIRKYSIDELPQFINVLRGDMSVVGPRPQVRREVDSYDDLVRRRLTVKPGLTGLWQVSGRSDLPLEDAVRLDLSYIENWSPIRDLVIIAKTIKTVLSGEGAY from the coding sequence TTGATCCTCAGCGATGCCGCCGTCATTTGCCTGGCGTCGGCCATCGCGACGGTGACACTGTTCGCCGGCCATCCCGCTGCCCTGCTGACCTACGCCGTGGGCTCAGCGACCCTGGCCGCCCTGTGGATGGCCGCGCTCGGCCTCGCCGGATACCGCGCCCGCCGGGTGGTGGGCCGCGATGTCGGTGAGTACCTGAGCGTCATCCTCGCCACACTCCAGCTTTTCGGACTGATCGCGATCGGTGCGCTGCTCCTGCACGTCGACGTGTCACGCACGTATCTCGCCATCGTCTTCTCGGCCGGCCTACTCGGCCTCCTGGCGAGCCGGATGTGTTGGCGCCGGGTGGCGGCCGCCGAACTCCGCCGTGCGGAGCACCAGATCTCCGTGCTCGTCGTGGGCAGCGCGAGGACCGCCGCCGACGTCGCCACCAACTTCGTGCGCGATCCCGGCGCCGGCTACCGCGTCGTGGGCATCTGCACGCCCGCCGGACCAACCGCACAGGACGACGGAATCGACGTCGACGGACGCCACATCCCGATCGTGGGCATCGACCAGGCGATCGCCGACGCCGTCCGCCGCACCAGTGCCCACACCGTCGCACTGGCCGCCACCGATCATCTGCATCCCACCGAGATCCGCCGGCTGATCTGGGAACTCGATTCACTCGGCGTGGACCTCATGATCGCCCCCGGACTGGTCGACGTCGCCGAAGATCGGCTGCACAGCCGACCCGTCGCAGGCATGGCGATGTTCGAGGTGACCAAACCCCAGTACGACGGCGCCAACTCGGCCGCCAAGCGGGTGTTCGATGTCGTGTTCACCCTCGTCGCGATGACGGTCATGGCGCCGGTGTTCTTCCTCGCCGCGCTCGCGGTGCGGCTCTCCGGCCCCGGACCGGTGTTCTACGCCTCCGAACGAATCGGGTTCAAGGGCACCACGTTCAAGATGCTGAAGTTCCGTAGCATGGTCGACGGTGCCGACACAGAAGCGCCGGCGATGATTGCCGCCGCCGGCAGCGATCCGGTGTTCTGGAAAGACAAGAACGATCCGCGGATCACGCAGGTGGGCAAGATCATTCGCAAGTACAGCATCGACGAACTACCGCAGTTCATCAATGTGCTGCGCGGGGACATGAGCGTGGTGGGGCCGCGCCCGCAGGTGCGCCGTGAGGTCGACTCGTACGACGATCTGGTCCGCAGGCGGCTGACGGTGAAGCCCGGGCTGACCGGCCTCTGGCAGGTCAGCGGACGGTCCGACCTTCCCCTTGAGGACGCCGTCCGCCTCGATCTCAGCTACATCGAAAACTGGTCGCCCATCCGCGATCTGGTGATCATCGCCAAGACCATCAAGACGGTCCTGAGCGGCGAAGGCGCCTACTAG
- a CDS encoding Ppx/GppA phosphatase family protein → MRLGVLDVGSNTVHLLVVDAHRGGHPTPMSSTKAALRLAEAIDDSGKLTRRGADKLIDTIDEFAKIAASSGCADLMAFATSAVRDAKNSEDVLARVLAETGVNLQVLSGSNESRLTFLAVRRWYGWSAGRIINLDIGGGSLELSNGVDEAPEVAMSLPLGAGRLTREWLPDDPPGRRRVAMLRDWLDNELAEASAFVLDAGPPDLAVATSKTFRSLARLTGAAPSGAGPRVKRTLTLNGLRQLISFISRMTTTDRAELEGVSAERAPQIVAGALVAEASMRALSLESVDICPWALREGLILRRLDSEADGTALVETAVGDAGSKNFDRSTARSRGTR, encoded by the coding sequence GTGCGATTAGGCGTGCTCGACGTGGGCAGCAACACAGTTCATCTGCTGGTGGTCGATGCCCACCGCGGCGGGCATCCAACTCCGATGAGCTCGACCAAAGCCGCGCTGCGGCTCGCCGAGGCGATCGACGACTCGGGCAAGCTCACCCGCCGCGGTGCCGACAAGCTGATCGACACCATCGACGAGTTCGCGAAGATCGCGGCCAGCTCGGGCTGCGCGGACCTGATGGCCTTCGCCACCTCGGCGGTGCGCGACGCCAAGAATTCCGAGGATGTACTGGCGCGGGTGCTCGCCGAAACCGGGGTGAACCTGCAGGTCCTGTCCGGTTCCAACGAGTCGCGGCTGACGTTCCTGGCGGTGCGCCGCTGGTACGGCTGGAGCGCGGGCCGCATCATCAACCTCGACATCGGCGGCGGCTCGCTGGAGCTGTCCAACGGCGTGGACGAGGCTCCGGAGGTGGCGATGTCGCTGCCGTTGGGCGCCGGCCGGCTCACCCGCGAGTGGCTCCCGGACGACCCGCCAGGCCGCCGCCGCGTCGCGATGCTGCGCGACTGGCTGGACAACGAGCTGGCCGAGGCCAGTGCGTTCGTCCTGGACGCCGGCCCCCCCGACCTCGCGGTCGCGACGTCGAAGACATTCCGATCGCTGGCGCGGCTCACCGGCGCGGCCCCGTCGGGTGCCGGTCCCAGGGTCAAACGAACGCTGACCCTCAACGGCCTGAGGCAGCTCATATCTTTCATCTCTAGGATGACCACGACAGATCGTGCCGAGTTGGAGGGAGTCAGTGCCGAGCGGGCGCCACAGATAGTGGCCGGTGCTCTGGTGGCGGAGGCGAGCATGCGAGCACTGTCATTGGAATCCGTGGACATCTGCCCGTGGGCGTTGCGCGAGGGTCTGATCCTGCGCCGACTCGACAGTGAAGCTGACGGAACTGCCCTGGTGGAGACCGCCGTGGGGGATGCTGGAAGCAAGAATTTTGATCGGTCGACTGCCCGATCGAGAGGCACACGATGA